The segment ATCGTCATGAACAGGCGTAACACCGGTATGTAgttgatgagtttttttttcctgttgccCGTATTTCGTAGCACGCTTGTTGTTTAGAACTTTGGATATTGGACTGATTGAGCTGATCTGTAGTACCACTATGACCTGTGATCTCTGATCTGTAGTTCTGACACATATCCAGATATTAGCAGGCTAGTTCTTCTTAGGATTTTAATTTACTATAGGCTTTTGGAAAGAATAATCTGAAATTCTGCACCCAAATGGCATATATACGTAAATCAGCTATGATCAAGGTATATCTACATCTATGAGTAGCAGAGCATTTTATGATTTTGTAgaaggtgttttttttataaccacAGTATTTAACACAGTTACGCAGATATCAGCTCAATACATCATAGTCTAGACGATGAACTGCAACattcaatattaattaatttgatttgtaTGCTTTTTAATGAATTTGATTTGTATGCTGGATTCCTCATGAAAAGATCTGTTTCTGTTGTTGTAGCCTGTAACAGATAATCCAAGATCTGGGCTGTGTATATCCCCTTGCAGATATAGAGGCTGGATTTctatccattttctaaaaaaacagatAATCTAAGATCTGTTTTTTTTGTCGTAACTCGTAACAGATAATCTCGTGGAGGATCTATTGAGTGACTTTGAATTTGAACTTCAGCCTCCGTATTTGTTATACCGAAATGCTGCACAAGAAGTAAACGGTATTTGGTTTTATAACCAACAAGACTGTGATGCTGTTGCAGGTGTTTTTGGAAGGTAAGGCCTTTTCTCTAATATCTCACCTGCGTGACATGTTTCAATCTGACTGGGTCATTTAGATTGGGCAAACAAGAATGGACAGGGACAGATGAGAACCATCTAAGAATCGTGCTCCTTGCTATCTCCATTTATGCCATGAACTAATTTCGCTAGTTACTCTTTTGTGTAAAAGACATTTGTTTTTTACTTTTGTTGTTTAGTATATTCACCAAATCGTAAATTAGTAGTTGCAAATGTGATCCTTTTTCTGATTCTAAATTATATTATGTCTAAGTACATACACTTTGACTGAAACTGTGGTTGAATTGATCTGTTTGGGTTCAGGATATTGAATGCTTACGCCAAAGTGCCTCCAAAGCCCAAAGTACCTTCCACAAAAAGGTTCCCATCTTTTGAGTTGAACTACACTTGCATTCTAAGCTTTACATTTAGCTATATATTGGAATTATACTGATTTCTGTTGGTGTACTGCAGTGAGTTTGAGGAATTGGAAGCTGTTCCTACATCCGCTGCTATAGATGGCCCCCTTGAACCTTCTCCGTCGTCCACTGTTCTAGTTTCTAATGCCCCTGATGAATCATTGACTGATTATTTCAGTGTATGTTCTCTCCTTTAAACTCCCTGCTATTGCATTctaccttttattttttttcatgttcatCAAATAATATACAATAGCTTGCCTCAGATCCTAGTAAATCTTTATTTGCATCTTGATTGCTACATTTGTACTAGTATATTGCTTCTTACCAGtcacacatgtatatatgtttgtaCTGTCAGTCTTGTCACAATATTGAGTTCTGTTCTGAACAAATCTGCAGGGCGCTGTTAATGTTGGGAATGTATCAATTACACCAATGGTTGGAAGAACTCATCAGCCTATCGAGTCTGTTGCATCCTCACACGTACCATTGATCATCCCATCTGCTGCTCCTACACATCAAATGGGTGTTCCTTCAGGGGCTGCGTCAGCTCCACCACTGCCCGTCATTGACACTAACGTTCATTCTAGCCactcaacaaatcttgtaacTCCAGCCTTTTTTGCACCTCCCTCATCGTCTTCTGCATCATTGGTGGCACCAGCTTCATCCTTTATGCCCACAGCATCACCTTTTCATCCAACTTCTGCCGATGCTCACCGTCCAGCATATGGACATGGTACACCCCTTCTTCAACCCTTTCCGCCGCCAACACCACCTGCATCACTTACCCCTGTACACAACGATGAGCCTGTTATTTCGAGGGATAAAGTTAAAGATGCTCTCCTGAGGCTTGTTCAGGTATGTTTCACATTGACAAACACATGGTTGAATAAcctttttctttatatatttttaactcTTTTATCTCATGCCCAACAGAACGACGAATTCATCAATTTGCTCTATCAGGAGTTACAGAATGCACATGCGTAGACTGCTTACTCAGCCTTTATGGAGTGTCTGGCCTTGACGAGAGTTCACCTGTTCTTTCGTAGTTTTGTGTGCTTTAGTTCTCAAAACTTTATGTACAGCTTTGGCTTCTTTTTATATCGGATGTCCGCGAAGAGATTGTGCAGCTTTGTCTTGATGCATTATTGATGTAGAGTTTTTATAGCAATGGCTGGTAGTATTTCTTCCAAATGGTTGTACTTGTATAGTATTTTTGTTTCCTGTTGGAAACTCGAAATCGGAAGCTGGACTATGTGTGGCAACGTTAAAATACTGTCCATTTTGTGTGATATACTGCACAGTTGCCATTTAGATATTGGATATCACACATTTTTTTAGATCAAACTTATTGTTACACATTGGTCAGTTCTAAAGATCAAATATTTGTGGCCAGAGCGAGTATGAGTAGCTATTGCCTATTGGTGGATATACGTACCGTGGCAAACCCGTGGCACTTTGCTCCCTCGTCGAATCATCGTCATCCATCGATTGTTCCAGCTGCTACTCTTATGCCATTGCTCTACTTCTATTCTGCACAAGCTCGTTTCATCAGAAAGCTTCTGTttaacaatgtaagtcattgtaacattttttacatttatattgatttatattgatgttaataaatcaaaatagatatatatgtctagatttattaatatcaatataaatgtggaaaatgttagaatgacttacattgttaaacggagggagtagctacaaGAACGTAGTAGTATGCACATGCTCGTTTGTTATCCCCCATCCTGTTGGCTGCTAGGCAGGTCGCACCCGCTCGTAGTAAAATTtaatacttccttcgtttcatattataagactttttagcattgctcatatttatatatatgttaataaatctagacatacatatatgtctagatgaatatgaacaatgttaggaagtcttataacttgaaacggaggtagtacatattTAAACATTTATGTTCTTGATTTTGTTTTGCAACTCAAAACAATTTGAATTCCAATATGTACACACTACGTTGTCACCGAAACCTACGCCACGTCAGAGTGCGCCGCGCGCCGGAGGGGACGCCGGCCGGCCGCAGCGCACGGCACGGTCACCGGAGCGTCAGCGTCGAGAGGACCCCGacgaacgccgccgcggcgacgccggAGCAGAAGAAGTCGACGGCGCCGTCCCGCctcgccttcttcaccttcctcgccgccctccccctcgcGAACGCCTCgtaccgccgccacgccgccgcctccgcgccgcggcCGTGCCTCGCGccctccatggccgccgccaccgcggccagCACGTCCCGcccgctgacgccgccgccatcgccgtcctccGCGCGCAGGCTCACCTCCCGGACGTGGCCGTGCCGGTCGTCGCATGTCACCGCCGCGTCGAGCGCGACGACCCGAGCACCACGGTGAACCGCGCCACGGTCTCCCCGGCGAGCCACTCCCGGTCCACGGACACCGGACGCCGGCTCGAGGCGTTgacggcgcggccggtggcgggGTCGATGAGTATCCAGCTTAGCGTCAGCTCGGCCGGCGtgatcggcgccggcgccgagaaGCCCTCCTGGACGAGCGCGTCGACGCGGAACGGCGAGCCCAAGAACCACTCCGACGAGGCGTCCGTCTCCACGACGCGCGACATGAGGCAGACTTCGCCGTGGTGCAGGTCGACGGCGGAGACGAGCCGGgccgggaggagggaggccgacGACGGCACCAAGCCGCGGGCCTCCGCCGGGAGCGGGAACGCGTCGACGAAGAGCGCCCGGTACCCTCCTCCGCCGGTGACGCCGCCGCATTCGTCTAGGCCGTCGACGTCACGCAGCGACGGCCACGTCGCGAGGCAGAGGCCGCGCCACGtctccgcgtcggcggcgagctcgcggaAGGCGGAGCACGCGCAGCCGAGCGCGGCCAGGGaggcgccgtcgtcgagccgGCGTAGCACGAGGGAGAGCACGTCGCCCGGAATGTCCTCgatggccgtcgtcgtcgtcgcgcccgCCATGGCGCCGTCGagcgacaccgccgccgcggaaCAAACGCTCGCCATGGTCATCAGGTCAAGAAGATGCATGCCACTGTCGTGGATGTGCTTGGTTGGAAGCAACCATGTCTCGTCTATAAATACATGGAGCTCGATCGAGGTGGGTGAAGGGAGCGCGTGCGGggatgagatcgatcgatcactccGGATGGAAGGAAAGCGAAGGTCAACTCGTGTCTCGTccatggagaagaagaagaaggagacgacggacacggcgcggcggcggcggcagtaggGGTTTGCGTTGGCGGGAAGCGAAGGAGAGAATTATTGCATGGTAACACACCgttcgtttcaaaataaattcatttttcaccgatccacacatactccctccgaatttataataattgattttttaaataaggttGAGATCAAACGGTCATAACTTTAACCACCAATAActtcaaaaaaatttagtttAAACGAActataacaatatatatacatttgtCTTTAAAAGtattataataaaagtaaacatacatttatttattgtatatattataatagaaaaataaagataaagatataatttgtagaccgtgtcattgtccaaaacgtcagtTAAAATAaaatcggagggagtagttggttATGTGTTCTTGTCGTGAAAACCAGCCATTCGAGTTTATGTTTTATAATCGGCATGTGTGCTCATATTTGGTGGTAAGTGATGTACTTCTCAATAGCGAAAAGTCTACGATAAtttcatcaatctcaaaatatacttGCCCATTTTTCAAATATACTTATAATTATAGAGTGTGCGTGGGTTTTTATATAGGTAAGTGTATGTGTGTTGTTAGCGTCTGTAtttgggcctgtttagttggggaaatgaaaatttttgggtgtcatatcggacgtttgaccggatgtcggaaggggttttcggatacgaatgagaaaactaattttataactcgcttggaaaccgcgagacgaatcttttgagcctaattaatccgtcattagcacatgtgggttccTGTaatacttatggctaatcatggactaattaggtttaaaagattcgtctcgcgattttttccttaactgtgcaattagtttttatttttatctatatttaatgatccatatatgtattaaaagattcgatgtgatgtttttggaaaaaaattttgtgaactAAACGGGgtcttatattaaaaaacaaaaaggagcaAATGGAAAAGATCCTCAATTGAAAGGACTCGTGGGCGTGGCACATCCTAGATGTTTCAGTCGTGCCGTGTATCATTCCTGAAAACCGAGAATGCTTTGATTTAGACAAATCATGTAGTAGTAGATAGAGATGATTAGATGGTGGATGCCGATCGATATTTTCATGGTCCCGGCCGTCTCCATTAATTAATGGCGGCCAGTAGTTTGGGCTAAGAACTTGGGTTTCTGTTGGCAGATGAACGTACGTAGGTACCGCGTGCGAACACAGTTCGCCGCCGCGCACACGGTTTGCTTCTGCTGGAGGGCTTGTTTGATTTCGAgaaaaccccaaaaaaaaagatatctaagaattaattaattcatatgagGTGTTATTTGTAGTacagaaaatcaattttttctctcttttttttaagttgcgGAGAAAAAACATATGGAATTTTTCATTCACTCAAATATATTGAAAAATTGCtataaattaaaatgtgcaTGTATTTCCGTTTCTCTAAATTTTCTATTCTTATGGTTAAAAATTCCTTTAAATCGAACTAGAAAggtgcgcgggctaccttcttATGTAATGtgagtgaaattttattatgaatatttatgtACAGGGtttttattgaaatatttttattatattctaaactaaaattaaacttattttgtaTTCTTTGAACGCTGGTATTTTCTTATAATTACTCTTtcaacatataaattataaaataaaattatttgagatcaTGTGGTTTTGAATTGCTAAGAACATATTGTGTCGAAACTATGGAGGTGGCCCCTTATCTCAAAAAAAGGAGGTTGTTGCTATCAGAAAATTTAGGGTATTTTAACTTGCTAGATTGATACCTTACAAcccaaaacaaatcaaataatatattttttttgtttgattgtattttaaaattttatatttttcattctAATAGTCCtcataaatatatttgaatttttatattAAGTATGTGTTTTAAATCCAACAACAAAGTATCAAAGTCAATTTGTATAGGTACGTAGCCCTCATATGTATGTTATCCATTTGTGTTTTTTcccatatagataattttaatattaattgtctaggagataaaaaaaacagagagaaaagaatggcGCACACTGTACATTACGACgggcagggagggagggaggtttgggatgttttttctaaatgattaatACAACAACCTAAATTAATATGTCAGATGTTTATGTCGAAACCGATGGTTGGATGCTTTGTTTTCTTATcagaatttttaggattttctttGATTTAAGAGAACGACGTAACATCTTAAGAGAGTTTATAAGATGTGTAATGGACTTTTAATACCACATGCTgtaaaggaggagggagagggtttggggtgttctttttttttaaaaaaaatagatctaatgacctaaaataatgtttcaTTTGATTGAAAATAATGTGTCCATCGATTTATGTCTAATCCTATGGTTGGATGTTGTTTCCCAAAATTTCTAAgaattttctataatttaagAATTTCATATACCAGCTTAGAGTTTTTCTTATTAGAAAAACTAACAAATCGATAGTCTAATGCTTTgttcatttttaatattttctagtattttatttaatttaatagcaTCGTATAGCATCTTAAAAGTGTTTGTAGCATGTTTAGAATGACAGATCAGGAGCTGCTAGACCTAGTGGGTGGAGATATGTGGTATTTTAATGCAAAaataatattgattttaatttCTCATGAAGAAAGCTTGTTGGTATGTACTTGACAGGGAGGTTGTGGATGTGTgtgttttaaaagaaaaaaacgatcTAACCTTCGAAAATGAAATAATAGATCTACCAATTTAATTGAAAATCGATGTGCGAATTAGAGTATCACTTAACaatttaggagcgtttgtaaggTGTTACTTGGCGgcttagaaatatttataggttgtttcatggacttttagtatataatagtatttttctgaaatttctaagattttatttaatttaagaaTGTCATATAGTAGCTTAGAGGTgtttataaaatgtttaatggattttacCACCGCacagattttttattaaaaaatatataacaaccTAAATGCATCAATTTAAGTAGAAACTGGTGGTCGATTGCtttgtattttttctagtacttTCTCCAATTTAATAGCACCACGTAGTGATTTAGAAGCgttcatatgatttttaaagtgaCGAAGGGAGAGATGCTAGACCTAGTAGTTGGTCTatttatgattttctttttgaattgtaaaagtaatttttattttagtcttcttaaaatataaaataatgaaGGAAAAGATGGATGTACATATAGTAAGTACGTTCGTCAGTATAATCTAAAACTATTACGTACTTTTGTACGTTGGTATGGATGTTGGCTCCggatgttttttctttttataaaatagaTTTAACCATCTAAAACAATAGGTCCACTGATTTAAGTAAAAATAGATGGTTGGGTTTCTGTTATTTATTAGGTGCCATTTGGCGACTTGTGAGTGTTTATAGGGTGCCACTTGATGGTCTGGaggcgtttgtaggaagtttaatggacttttagtttaatactccctccgtattgtgggacggaggagtatataatatataatagatagacaGATAAATAATACAatagatagttttttttcttgctatgAATAGTACTACCGAagctttatttccttttcaatcTCAAGTACGTACTTATGTTTGTATAtgtacttatgtttttttaacagTTAAGTATATATACATCTAATTTAATGGTCTATAGTACcgatccaccaatttaaatataAATCAATGCTAAGATTATACAGTACCACGTAGCGGCCTAACAACATTTGTTGGAGCGCCACATGGTGATTTATGAGTGTTTGTAAGATCACAAATTaaatatatcatttattttttttaaaagatgaaCAATTAAAGATgattgatttgatatttgatatttatattgtaGATCTAGTTTTAACACCGCATGAGTATATttatgaagtaatatatttcatcTTTATACTGTAGACCGTCGATTTTTCAATGGCCCTAAGTACCTATGTTTATGTGTTATTTTGGCTTTATCTTTATAGTAAGtacgtgtatatattttttttcttccggcAAACATTATGTACATGAGAaagatattatattatataaaacaACATGTCtattaatttaaaaatcaataacacataaataaattaatggatCCATCAAGTGAAAACAGACATTAAAATTAGTTCAACTGCATGTATATATTTGTgggataatatattttatctttatattgTAGATATTTGCTTGTTGACAGTACTATACATGTATGTTTTATTTTGGTTGTCGTATCtcgtatgtacatacatacgtTCTGTTCCTTCGGCAGGCAAACAGTACGGAGGAGAAagatattatatatacatagatATAATCTATTAGTATGAAATAATGGATATAATAATGgatatgtatagatctaatctaacggtataaaataatggttccatcaatttaaatgaaaattaacgGTGAGATTAGACTATGCCACATGATGacctaggagcatttgtagaatTGCCACGTTGTAGCttgggagcgtttgtaggaagtttaatagacttttagtatataatagataagcTTGTCAGCACTGCGCCTCTGCTTTGTACATACGCAGCAGAAATATTAGCGTGTGGTATTTCCGTTCCCGTGAATAACTCACACGTGTGGTGTGTTTTATATCTCCTTAATTCAACTCCACCACGTGCTAATCACGTCCGTGCTGTTTAATAAGTacggctagctagctgcctGCTTGCTAGGCCATGCCGGTAAGCAATGACAGTTTTGGGTTAACGATCTATAACCTAACTAATATGGTCAGTTCCAgaccgttcaaaaaaaaaaggtcagttCCAAGCTTATCAAATTCATTTCCATtacttcttaaaaaaatcatttccgTTAGTATTGGCCTGAATGGCCAGTGCTACTGCTATTTTAACATCTAAAACAATATGCAGCTAGCGATGTGTACTGTTCTTGTCCAAATACCAATCAATTCGGATCTTTCCGGTTAATTTCCTACTGATATTTTATCGAATCTGTATACCACTCGTTCATCCATTGAATTTGTCTTACTCGATTATTAAGTTATGCTGAGCTATAAACTCATTTATCTATGTTATATTTTTTGCATTCTTTTAATATAACAATGACATGTGAGATTTTGGTGAAATATTGTACATTGATATACATTCTGTTTTTAAGGGCATATTTGATAGGGATCCAGCTTCAACTCAATATCTCCATCCCGCTTGAAATTAGAACCTAGCCAAGCAGTACATTCTGTTTTTAAGGGCATATTTGGTAGGGATCTAGCTTCAACTCAATATCTCCATCCCGCTTGGAATTAGAACCTGGCCAAGCAGTTTCAACTTCACCTCAAAAGAGAGTGGATTGGGCTAAAttgatttttgaaaaatgaattagagAGTTAACGGCTTTGTTCTTCTAGagttattttaaaagtttgagcTAGCTCTACTAAACAATCCCTAAAGCTTTGGATGGTACACCGATATCGTTCGGTACCAAAACATTCTACTACATGTTTCCAGAGACCGTCAGATTGGAATTGACAAGCTTGTCCGTCCGCAAGAAGAGAAACATGCTAAGCCAGGTTGAAATAAATGAAATGGCACATGATGCATGACCTGATGCTTCACTTGCTTGTAGGGTTTAATTGAATATTACATGGCATAAAGCTAACCAatagcttgaaaaaaaaaatccaagcaaTACTATTTCTAAATCATATTTTTAGATcaaatatttggaaaaaaaggTTTTGAAGAAATCATATTTTCTAATGTATGTCACGAATAATCTACTCGATAATCCATATAATCTGGTTTTAGCTAATTCAAACAGGACTTTGTGATGCTTTCCCTGTGTAAGATCGATCGAGATGTTTATCGATCTGTGATGCTCTTCCCTTCATTGACttgttcaacaaaaaaaaaagatttagtGGACTAATTACAGGATTGCACCTTTCATTCACagatagtactacctccatcccaaagcAACCTAAAATGAGATATAATACATTCTAATACTACAAATTTGAAGGTTGGAACagagaaaataatattaaacaACCTAAATTCCTAGAatgccttccttttttttttaaggacggagaaTTATTCATTCAAGACGATCCGTTCCTGGGCCGTTGCCTCGTACGTGGCGGCGACGTTGGGCCTGGGCTGTCTGATGAATGCGGAGTAGGCAACGGGGCCGGCCTATCACCAAGGACCATCGATGCATGGGCCGCATTGTCAACCGCGCACAAGCAGGAACATATGGGCCGTTGAATTATGGAACTACACTTTGCTTGCACCGGCCTAATAGTCTAATAATGTTCTTTCTGGGatcatctataaaaaaaaattgattttgctatatctcactcgaaagatttttttcttatcGCTCACTTgattttctcactcaaatttacagttcattttcttgtaagttacagtataatttttgaatctttgcataaaaattttgaaatttatattcgatttggtctttttcttgatgatatggtaatttagtgtccattatTGTGTTTTTAGTTGCTTTTTACTTTTTACTGTGTCTATTGGATTTTAATATAAAGATTACAGATCTGTGTGATatgatcataaaaatattttgaaagatGCATAGGTACTCCCTAAAAAATTGTCTcattccgtcaaaaaaaaaattgtctcatCACAATGACGGTCAAATAGCAATGCCCAATGGCCATGCTGGCGTGaactttctccctttttttaacCCATCTTCGGCCTCTGCATTATATATAGCTGGCTTTAGTAACATTGTAACTATGGGGCAATTTCGATGATTGTGATATAATTGGTCAcgagtcacaactcacaacataCTACTGTCTATGTAACTTTATGTCCACTATAGACCATCTACAATGTGGTGGCTCATTGATGATTTATGTCCACCCATGATAAACAGGACACGTATACCAAGTTAGTACCAACTAGGAATATTTTTTGAACATAGCACGTATGCATATTCTATCTATATGACTACATCTGAGAGAACATACCGATATATCTTTATTAAGATAGATAAACTATTAAAATAATAACTAACCATAAATATATACAAGCATCCATAGTCTTTATTTCTGAGTGAGCATTCCACCAATTTTTAAAGTAATGCTCATCGTTTAGGCCGGTGAGTGACATTTTTGCTCACTGCGCATTCACCTTTGGGGTTCTTCGCACCTAGGTAGTACCAGGACCCTTGTGCCTCGGACTGCACCGACCGCCTTATGACCCATGCTGCGACGAGACGTGGACATTCCTCATGCTGCGCTTCCCTTCGGTCCATTCCCGGGTTGGGTTAGGGGAAGATCCGAGCGATTGCCTTCGCGGACGCGGATCGAGTATCAAAGAAATTAATAAGcaatggaaaataataaaaaaaaacccagagGTTTGGAAAATGTTGTGTCCTGTAGTGTAGAGCAGCATAAATCATTTGGACAAGATCAGGGAAGTACTGATCGGTTGATAGCTGGTCGATCGATGGTTGCATGGTCCCTTCCAACCAAGAGGTTGGAAGGCTTGGACCCCTTCTTTGGAGGAAAAAAGACGATTTGCTGTTCACCAATGTGCTcatcaagctagctagctttgtgGGGGTTCCATAGCTGGCTAATGGTCGGTAGAGCATCaatttttgtttcaaaaaatgGCTAAAGTTAGCCTAGTAACTTAACTGTCCTAAAAGTGGCAGAAAGCTATATATACAACTAGTGATAATATTATATCGTAATTAAGCTGATATGATCTACACAAAAAGTGTGGCTGATATCTTTCATCAATTATCATTGGCTCCCATCCTACCTTGTTGATTCGCTCTGACGTTAATTAGCt is part of the Oryza glaberrima chromosome 12, OglaRS2, whole genome shotgun sequence genome and harbors:
- the LOC127757339 gene encoding mRNA-decapping enzyme-like protein, with product MRPPAPATTAGAGGKVTPNLAMDAEGTRLLNLTVLQRLDPAVEDILITAAHVTLYDFNIELNQWSRKDVEGSLFVVKRNKQPRFQFIVMNRRNTDNLVEDLLSDFEFELQPPYLLYRNAAQEVNGIWFYNQQDCDAVAGVFGRILNAYAKVPPKPKVPSTKSEFEELEAVPTSAAIDGPLEPSPSSTVLVSNAPDESLTDYFSGAVNVGNVSITPMVGRTHQPIESVASSHVPLIIPSAAPTHQMGVPSGAASAPPLPVIDTNVHSSHSTNLVTPAFFAPPSSSSASLVAPASSFMPTASPFHPTSADAHRPAYGHGTPLLQPFPPPTPPASLTPVHNDEPVISRDKVKDALLRLVQNDEFINLLYQELQNAHA